The [Clostridium] colinum genome includes the window AATATCATCTTATTTACTAACTTTATATAATTATTCGGATAGACAGTTAGCTAAGTTTTTATTTAGTAAAAATTTAGAAGATTTAAATAGTGCAACAGTTGTTTTAAAAAAATTAATGTCGGCTTTTGAGCAGATAGAGGATAATGAAAAAGATAAAACACCAATAATGGAAAATACAGATACTATATATGCAGGTCTTACTTATGGCAAAAATGGACAATTACAAGAATTTGTAGATACAAAACAAAATAAAGGATTTAAGGCATAAATTAAAGCTAAAATCTTCTAAAAAGAGGGTTTTAGCTTTAATTATATATAAAATAGTTTTGAATTATTTTTATATATAATATTTATAATTTTAAATTATTTTTATACAATATATTTTTAATTTTTTTACTTAAAAAATATGATAAAAAGATAGATAATAAATCTTTTATTAAATAGGGGAGGGATACTATTGTTAAGGATACTAAAAAACTATTTTTAGTTAAAAAGCTAAATTGGATAGCACCCAATAGATGACATATTAAAAGACCTATTATACTATAAAAAATAGTATTAAACCCACAAAAAAATGCAAGAAAAATAAATCCAAATAAAAATCCACCAGTAACAGATACGAAAGTAGATACACCACCAGTTAAGCCAGAAAAAACAGGAAAGCCAATAGCACCTAAAATAAGATAGAGTATAGTTGATAATGTGCCGTATTTTTTACCTAATACAAATCCAGCTAAAGATATAGAAAAAGTTTGTAATGTAAAAGGTACGCCCCAAGGGGTTGGGATTGATATAACAGATAATATAGAAATTATTGCAGAAAATAGAGCAATATATGTAATATCTTTTGTTTTCATAAAAAACCTCCAATTTCAAATTGTAAACTTATAATATCATAATGGTATACAATTGTCAACTGGAGGTTTAATATTATTTATTCATAGCTTTTTCTAAAGCTTCTATTTCTTCTTGAGCAAGTTTATGTTTAGGTGATTTACCGTTTATTATTTCTTTAGCGTAGCTATAACAAGCCTCTCTAGAATAAATACTATTAATAACGATACCATTGTTATATTCATCTAATAAAGCTATAGCATAGCATAAATCACCGCCAACTTCTTGAAATGGATTATATCTTACAATAGACACTTTTTGAACAGCATTTTTTAATTTTTCATTTGTAAGATATATAAGTTTATTTGTAGCTTCTATATCGTTAGCTAAAGATTGTTTATTATTTTCAATTTGTTCTAATATTTTTTGCTGATTTGATAATGTATTTTTAACATTTTCATTATATTGTATAAGCATATTTTCAATATCTATATTTTTATCTTCAGGCAAAAACTTTTTTAATCTTTTTTTCATTTTAGATAATTTTATTGTTAATATAATTATAAATAGAAGTAATATTAATAATAAAATAGCATATACAGCAAGGCTAAAAAACATAACAGTTGGTGTAAAAAATTCTATGTCTAAATTTGATATAAATCTATCCATTTTATACCTCCATTAATTTTATAGTTTTTTAAATAGACAAAAAAGTCTATCCAGTTCTTCTTGAGAATAATATTCTATTTCTATTTTACCTTTATTTTTATTATTTTTTATATTAACCTTTGTACCTAAAATTTCATTTAATTGTTTAGATATATCAAAGAAAATTTGTTCTTCAATATTGTTATCTTCATTTTTTTCTTTTTGTGGTTTTTCTTTTGTTTGTTCTAATAAATTTTTTACTAGCTCTTCTGTTTGTCTTACACTAAGTTGCTCTTCTATAATTTTTTCAGCTAATTCAAATTGTATATCCATATCTTCGATAGGTAACAAAGCTCTGGCATGCCCTTGAGATAGACGTAGTTCTATAACAAAATTTTGAACACGATTATCAAGTTTTAAAAGTCTTATAGCATTAGCAACAGTAGCTCTATTTTTTCCAACTTTTTCTGCTATTTGTTCTTGATTAAGATTAAATTTTTCTTGGAAAGTTTTATATGTTAAAGCTTCTTCTATAGGATTTAAATTTTCTCTTTGAATATTTTCTATTAAAGATACTTCTAAAGATACTAAATCATCATAATTTTTTATAATGATAGGAATTTTTTTAAGCTTTAATTTTTTTGCGGCTCTAAAACGTCTTTCTCCGCTTATTATTTCATAAAAATTACCTTTTTTCTTTACTATTATAGGGCTTATTATACCCACATTTTTGATAGATAATGCAAGTTCTTCTAATGTATCATCATTAAAGTATTTTCTAGGTTGAGATTTATCTGGTTGTACTTTATTTATATCTATCTCTATAATTTTATCATTATCAATAACATTTTCTATATTATTGACAGATTGCAAGCTTTCATCTTTTATAAGTGCTCCAAGACCTTTACCTAATCCTTTTTTTATCATACTATCCCTCCTGATTATATATAACTTCTTCTGCCAAAAGCATATATGCTTCAGCACCTTTAGATTTTGGGTCGTATAGATTAATAGGTTTGCCGTGGCTAGGGGCTTCGCTTAGTCTTACGTTTCGAGGTATTATGCTTCTATAAACATTTTTGCCAAGATGTTGTTTAACCTCTTCTACAACTTGTAAAGAAAGGTTTGTCCTAGCGTCATACATAGTAAATACAACACCTTCTATTTTTAAATAAGGGTTTAATTTTTGTTGTACTAAATTTATTGTATATAAAAGTTGAGACAATCCTTCTAAAGCATAATATTCACATTGTAAAGGTACTAATATTGTATCCGAAGCTGTTAAAGCATTTACTGTAAGCATATTTAGAGAAGGGGGACAATCTATTAAAATATAGTCATATTGGTCGCTAACCTCATCTAATATATTTTTTAAAAGATATTCTCTATTATCTTTTCCTACAAGCTCTATTTCAGCTCCAGATAATTCTATATTACTAGGTAAAATATGTAATTTTTCAAAAAAATCTAATTCTATTTTTACTTGTTCAAAAGAGGCATTGTCTAACAATAAATCATAAAAAGTATATTGTAGGTCATTTTTATCAATGCCAAGTCCACTAGATGTATTGCCTTGTGGGTCAGAATCTATAATTAAAACTTTTTTTCCTAGTTGAGCCAAACAGGCAGATAAATTGATAGATGTAGTTGTTTTACCAACTCCACCTTTTTGGTTTGCAATAGCAATAATTTTGCTCATTTTTTCACCACCTAAAAATTAATATAAATAATTATAACATAAAAATGTTTCACGTGGAACAATTTTATAAAAAATTTTATATCTAAAATATTACAAAATTTTTGTGAAACAACATTTTTCGCAAATGTTTCACGTGGAACAATTATAAAAAATGCTAAGCTTTATAAAAACTTAGCATTAAATATTAATTATTATTATTTTTTTTATTTTTAAATTTATTTATTATTATATTTAATAAAAAACCTAATAATATACCAAAAGAAAGATACATTAATTTATCTAAACTGTGAAGATGTATATTATAAAGTATATCTTCAGACATATCAAAAAATTCATCTATAAGTTCAAAAATAATATCAAAAGCAATAGGAACTATAATAATTATAGTTAAAATAAATATAAAAAATTTGTTTTCTAATATGAAATTTTTTATATCGGATACATTATCTTCAACATATATATTATTTTCTAAATTACTTTTTAATTTAAATGCATCAAATAAAGCAAAAATATAAGTTATTAATATTAATGGGGAAAATGTGGTAACATAAAATCCTAATAACCAAACAACTAGTATTATTAAACCACGTTTTGTATACCCTAAATACATTTGAGCAGAACCAGGAAAACAAATAGATAGCATAAATGTTAAAAAGCTACTTTTAGGTTTATTATAGGTATATTTATGAGAAGTAATATTATTTAAGTTTTCTTCTTTTTTTACTTTATTTTTTAAACAATCTTTACAATATATCCTACCATCAATATGTAAAACACAATTTTCACACAACCATTCACCACATATACTACAAGTATTTGTAGCTTTTATATTATTGTGATATTTACAATTCATATTATACCTCCATATTTTGATGTATTTTATTGTAGTCTCTTATCTATTATTTCATCTTCTAAATATTTTTTACGTAGCTTAGAAATATTTTGATGAGCTAATTCATCTACAAAATCTTCTATGTATGAATTATTTTCTATATATTTTATTGATATATTAGCATCAAAAATGCTATATAAATATGTTATAACAGTTAAACATGGACAGAGGAAAATAGAAGCATACCAACATAGTAATAAAATTGCAGAGTCAAATGCAATAAGAGCTTCATAAATGCCAGAAAAAGCTAATAAAAAAGTTATGAATATGCTTAAATTAAAAATACCAAATAAAAATAGTCCTTTTTCTTTTTTATCTAAAAATATATGTCCAAAACCAGGAATTAAACTACATATAAAAGTAGCTAAAGGGCTAATATTTTGTTTTTGTTCAAGTTTTTGTTCAATACAAGTTTTGCAAAGTTATTCATCTTTTATATTTAAAATATTTTTAGATTCAACAAGACTATTACACATATTACAAATTTTATAATCTGGTTCATTTGTCATTAAAATACACTCCTTTTATTATTTACTTATAAATATAAACGTAAATAATAAAAAAAAGTCTTATATTAATTATTATATATTTGAAATTAAAAGGTATATATGTTATTATAATAGTAGTAAAAGTTTGTTAATCTATATTAAATGAAAGGAATTTTTTATGAAAAAAATAAAATTAATATACAATCCATATTCTGGAGATAAAACCTTTAAATTTGATTTAGATATATATGTTACAAATCTTCAACAAATAGGATATGAAGTTCATATGTTTAGTAGTATAGAACAAGGAGATATAGAAAACCACCTAAAAGATATACCAAAAGATTTTTATGATGCGTTTATAGTGTCTGGTGGTGATGGTACTATAAATATAGTTGTTAATTGTCTTATGAAATATAAACTAAATCATATACCTATTGCTATTATACCATCTGGTACTGCTAATGATTTTGCATCTTTTTTAAAGTTACCTAAAGAGCCAGAAGATGCTTGTAAAATAATAGGTAATAACAAAATAGCAGCAGTTGATGTTGGGATTTGTAATGATAAATATTTTATAAACGTTTGTGCTGGAGGATTATTTGCAAATGTTAGTGAAAAGATAGATAAAAATTTAAAAGAAGCTTTAGGTAAATTTGCATACTATATAAGTGCTTTACAAGATATGCATTGTTCTAAGCCTATAAATTTAAAAATAACTAATTCTAAAGAAACAATAGAAGATAAATTTGATTTATTTTTAGTATTAAACACATCAGGTACAGGGAGTATAAAAAAATTATCACCTATGGCCTCTATAAGTGATGGAGTTTTTGACTTTGTTGGTTTTAGAAATGTTGAAATAGCTAATTTACCTAAATTGGCTATAAAGTTTTTAAAAGGTGAATATTTAGAACACGATAAAATTGTATTTTTTCAAGATAATGAAATAACTATAGAAAGCACTGAAGAAATATATTCAGACTTAGATGGGGAAAAAGGACCTAAACTACCAATAAAGATAAAAAATATACCAAATGCTATAAAAGTATTTGTTGGATAATAGGAGGAAAAAATGGATTTTAAAGAACAAATTGCACTATTGTTAAATAGTGTTATAGACTTAAATAAAGAAGAAATATTAGATTTAATAGAAATACCAAATTCAGATATGGGAGATTTTGCTTTTCCTTGTTTTAAACTTGCAAGAACTATGAAAAAAGTACCTAATATTATAGCTAATGAAATTGCAGAAAAAATAGAAAAAAAAGATTTTATATCAGATATACAAGTAGTTAATGCTTATATAAATTTTTATGTTAATAAAACAGTATATGTAGAAAAAATATTAACAAATATTTTAGATAATAAAGAAAGTTTTGGGGATAGTAATATAGGAAAA containing:
- a CDS encoding ParB/RepB/Spo0J family partition protein, whose product is MIKKGLGKGLGALIKDESLQSVNNIENVIDNDKIIEIDINKVQPDKSQPRKYFNDDTLEELALSIKNVGIISPIIVKKKGNFYEIISGERRFRAAKKLKLKKIPIIIKNYDDLVSLEVSLIENIQRENLNPIEEALTYKTFQEKFNLNQEQIAEKVGKNRATVANAIRLLKLDNRVQNFVIELRLSQGHARALLPIEDMDIQFELAEKIIEEQLSVRQTEELVKNLLEQTKEKPQKEKNEDNNIEEQIFFDISKQLNEILGTKVNIKNNKNKGKIEIEYYSQEELDRLFCLFKKL
- a CDS encoding ParA family protein; this translates as MSKIIAIANQKGGVGKTTTSINLSACLAQLGKKVLIIDSDPQGNTSSGLGIDKNDLQYTFYDLLLDNASFEQVKIELDFFEKLHILPSNIELSGAEIELVGKDNREYLLKNILDEVSDQYDYILIDCPPSLNMLTVNALTASDTILVPLQCEYYALEGLSQLLYTINLVQQKLNPYLKIEGVVFTMYDARTNLSLQVVEEVKQHLGKNVYRSIIPRNVRLSEAPSHGKPINLYDPKSKGAEAYMLLAEEVIYNQEG
- a CDS encoding flagellar export chaperone FliS; protein product: MGINKEEYVAKISKASPLKLVIINFEIIFDYLEQSKLTIDDDKKFDFNISKAREFLLELRCSLDMQYEISSYLLTLYNYSDRQLAKFLFSKNLEDLNSATVVLKKLMSAFEQIEDNEKDKTPIMENTDTIYAGLTYGKNGQLQEFVDTKQNKGFKA
- a CDS encoding diacylglycerol/lipid kinase family protein, whose protein sequence is MKKIKLIYNPYSGDKTFKFDLDIYVTNLQQIGYEVHMFSSIEQGDIENHLKDIPKDFYDAFIVSGGDGTINIVVNCLMKYKLNHIPIAIIPSGTANDFASFLKLPKEPEDACKIIGNNKIAAVDVGICNDKYFINVCAGGLFANVSEKIDKNLKEALGKFAYYISALQDMHCSKPINLKITNSKETIEDKFDLFLVLNTSGTGSIKKLSPMASISDGVFDFVGFRNVEIANLPKLAIKFLKGEYLEHDKIVFFQDNEITIESTEEIYSDLDGEKGPKLPIKIKNIPNAIKVFVG
- a CDS encoding biotin transporter BioY codes for the protein MKTKDITYIALFSAIISILSVISIPTPWGVPFTLQTFSISLAGFVLGKKYGTLSTILYLILGAIGFPVFSGLTGGVSTFVSVTGGFLFGFIFLAFFCGFNTIFYSIIGLLICHLLGAIQFSFLTKNSFLVSLTIVSLPYLIKDLLSIFLSYFLSKKIKNILYKNNLKL
- a CDS encoding DUF4446 family protein, encoding MDRFISNLDIEFFTPTVMFFSLAVYAILLLILLLFIIILTIKLSKMKKRLKKFLPEDKNIDIENMLIQYNENVKNTLSNQQKILEQIENNKQSLANDIEATNKLIYLTNEKLKNAVQKVSIVRYNPFQEVGGDLCYAIALLDEYNNGIVINSIYSREACYSYAKEIINGKSPKHKLAQEEIEALEKAMNK